One genomic segment of Theobroma cacao cultivar B97-61/B2 chromosome 6, Criollo_cocoa_genome_V2, whole genome shotgun sequence includes these proteins:
- the LOC18597368 gene encoding ras-related protein RABB1c isoform X1 yields the protein MSYAYLFKYIIIGDTGVGKSCLLLQFTDKRFQPVHDLTIGVEFGARMITIDNKPIKLQIWDTAGQESFRSITRSYYRGAAGALLVYDITRRETFNHLASWLEDARQHANANMTIMLIGNKCDLAHRRAVTTEEGEQFAKDHGLIFMEASAKTAQNVEEAFIKTAATIYKKIQDGVFDVSNESYGIKVGYGGIPGPSGGRDGSSSQGGGCCN from the exons ATGTCTTACGCTTACCTCTTCAAGTACATCATCATCGGGGATACCG GAGTGGGCAAATCATGCCTTCTTCTTCAGTTCACCGACAAGCGGTTTCAGCCGGTGCATGATCTTACCATCGGTGTTGAATTTGGGGCCAGGATGATCACCATCGACAACAAACCCATTAAGCTCCAAATCTGGGACACC GCAGGTCAAGAATCCTTCAGATCCATTACCAGGTCCTACTATAGAGGGGCTGCCGGTGCCCTGCTTGTCTATGATATTACCCG GAGGGAAACTTTTAATCACTTGGCTAGCTGGTTGGAGGATGCCAGGCAGCATGCTAATGCTAACATGACCATTATGCTCATTGGTAATAAGTGTGACCTTGCTCATAGAAGGGCTGTGACCACTGAGGAAGGCGAGCAGTTTGCCAAGGACCATGGTTTGATCTTCATGGAGGCCTCTGCTAAAACTGCTCAGAATGTTGAGGAG GCATTTATAAAGACTGCTGCCACCATATACAAAAAGATTCAGGATGGAGTTTTTGATGTCTCAAATGAG TCTTATGGCATAAAAGTTGGATATGGTGGAATTCCGGGGCCATCAGGAGGCCGCGATGGTTCTTCCTCTCAAGGTGGGGGCTGCTGCAATTGA
- the LOC18597368 gene encoding ras-related protein RABB1c isoform X2, translating to MSYAYLFKYIIIGDTGVGKSCLLLQFTDKRFQPVHDLTIGVEFGARMITIDNKPIKLQIWDTAGQESFRSITRSYYRGAAGALLVYDITRRETFNHLASWLEDARQHANANMTIMLIGNKCDLAHRRAVTTEEGEQFAKDHGLIFMEASAKTAQNVEEAFIKTAATIYKKIQDGVFDVSNEEVQFI from the exons ATGTCTTACGCTTACCTCTTCAAGTACATCATCATCGGGGATACCG GAGTGGGCAAATCATGCCTTCTTCTTCAGTTCACCGACAAGCGGTTTCAGCCGGTGCATGATCTTACCATCGGTGTTGAATTTGGGGCCAGGATGATCACCATCGACAACAAACCCATTAAGCTCCAAATCTGGGACACC GCAGGTCAAGAATCCTTCAGATCCATTACCAGGTCCTACTATAGAGGGGCTGCCGGTGCCCTGCTTGTCTATGATATTACCCG GAGGGAAACTTTTAATCACTTGGCTAGCTGGTTGGAGGATGCCAGGCAGCATGCTAATGCTAACATGACCATTATGCTCATTGGTAATAAGTGTGACCTTGCTCATAGAAGGGCTGTGACCACTGAGGAAGGCGAGCAGTTTGCCAAGGACCATGGTTTGATCTTCATGGAGGCCTCTGCTAAAACTGCTCAGAATGTTGAGGAG GCATTTATAAAGACTGCTGCCACCATATACAAAAAGATTCAGGATGGAGTTTTTGATGTCTCAAATGAG gAGGTTCAATTTATCTGA
- the LOC18597369 gene encoding enhancer of mRNA-decapping protein 4 isoform X1, with protein sequence MASTGNPNQQPQVGGGGGGFDMTKLFKPSSGPLLQQQQQQLHQNLNVIATPPSPSPSPSTTNLTTSPSFPAQSSTPPPPPYLTPSSSYPPPTGPYAFHHPHYLPYPSPPQHQHPLHPHHHQPQLNINRPFPYQAQPQPSPPATPTSGNDLLMAFFGTPAQTQSQTPAPLPSAPPLTSNVTPSAPSASPSPSPSPVRLLSSKAPKGRHLFGTNLLYDIHVRLPGEVQPQLEVTPITKYASDPGLVLGRQIAVNRNYICYGLKLGNIRILNINTALRSLLRGHTQRVTDMAFFAEDVHLLASASVDGRVFVWKINEGPDDDDKPQIFGKVVIAIQIVGQEESIHPRVCWHPHKQEILMVAIGNRILKIDTMKVGKLEGFSAEEPLNCSVDKLIDGVQFVGKHDGEITELSMCQWLSTRLASASVDGMVKIWEDRKASPLAVLRPHDGHPVNSATFLTAPHRPDHIVLITGGPLNRELKIWASASEEGWLLPNDTESWQCTQTLELRSSVESKVEDAFFNQVVALPRAGLFLLANAKKNAIYAVHIDYGPNPAETRMDYIAEFTVTMPILSLTGTSDSLPGGEHTVQVYCVQTQAIQQYALDLSQCLPPPLENADLEKTDSNVSRVLDVSNSDVSASLESSHGYKPTDMTLSSSIPMSPLHSSSPDSATMASRPQKLASSEVTSISESSVSGIESKPSALPSHSSAENMHTASPPLPVSPRLSQKSSGFRSPSSADHIGNHSAHDHSVDHRVDVVKENKVDIPSSGDNLRKGENETAQNDISMISDPSVVFKHPTHLVTPSEILSTVASSAENAQISQDISAGEATVQDVVANNDAESMEVEVKVVGETGFGQTNETDHPRDSHSTVADKKEKAFYSQASDLGIQMARDFCAETYDVEGAQQANDVGVAGQAVRPTNARDGEDQNGTKDVPPKVGESDTAITVSPSLASAKGKKQKGKNSQVSGPSSPSASPYNSTDSSNEPGCSSGALLADAAFPQLLAMQDVLEQLVSMQREMQKQMNAIVSAPVNKEGKRLEVSLGRSIEKVVKANTDALWARFQDENAKHEKLERDRTQQISNLITNCINKDLPAMFEKSLKKEISAVGPVVARAITPTLEKSISSAITESFQKGVGERAVNQLEKSVSSKLEATVARQIQAQFQTSGKQALQDALRSSLESSIIPAFEMSCKSMFEQIDVTFQKGLIKHTTAAQQQFENSHSSLAVALRDAINSATSITQTLSGELADGQRKLLAIAAAGANSKAGNTLVTQLSNGPLAHLHEMQPEAHVDPTKELSRLIAERKYDEAFTAALHRSDVSIVSWLCSQVDLQGILSMKQCPLSQGVLLALFQQLACDINKETSRKLAWMTDVAVAINPSDPMIAVHVLPIFRQVSQIVEHLQSLPSTSASESASIRVLMFVINSVLSCK encoded by the exons ATGGCTTCCACTGGGAATCCCAATCAACAACCACAAGTTGGAGGCGGTGGCGGAGGGTTCGATATGACCAAACTGTTTAAGCCCTCTTCCGGCCCTCTTctgcagcagcagcagcagcagcttCATCAAAACTTGAACGTAATAGCAACTCCTCCAAGTCCAAGTCCAAGTCCTAGCACCACCAATCTGACCACATCCCCATCGTTCCCAGCCCAATCCTCCACGCCTCCTCCTCCTCCCTATCTGACGCCTTCCTCGTCGTATCCTCCTCCCACTGGGCCCTACGCTTTCCACCACCCTCACTACCTTCCCTACCCGTCTCCTCCTCAACACCAACACCCCTTGCATCCTCATCACCATCAGCCACAGCTCAATATCAATAGACCCTTTCCTTATCAAGCCCAACCTCAACCCTCCCCACCCGCCACTCCTACCTCCGGAAATGACCTTTTGATGGCCTTTTTTGGCACACCCGCTCAAACTCAATCGCAAACTCCTGCTCCTCTCCCTTCTGCCCCACCTCTTACTTCGAATGTCACCCCATCTGCCCCGTCTGCCTCTCCCTCTCCCTCTCCCTCTCCCGTCCGACTGTTGAGCAGCAAGGCCCCCAAGGGCAGGCATCTCTTTGGCACCAATCTCCTTTATGATATTCATGTCAGGCTGCCCGGTGAAGTCCAGCCCCAACTCGAGGTCACTCCCATTACCAAGTATGCTTCTGATCCTGGCCTTGTTCTTGGTCGTCAGATTGCTGTTAATAGGAATTATATTTGCTATGGTCTCAAGCTTGGGAACATACGTATCCTCAACATCAATACTGCCCTCCGATCCTTGCTTCGTGGCCACACTCAG AGAGTAACAGATATGGCTTTCTTTGCTGAGGATGTCCACCTTCTGGCCAG TGCAAGTGTTGATGGCCGGGTTTTTGTATGGAAGATCAATGAAGGCCCTGATGATGACGATAAGCCACAAATTTTTGGCAAAGTTGTTATTGCCATTCAGATTGTCGGACAAGAAGAGTCAATCCATCCACGAGTCTGCTGGCATCCTcacaaacaa GAGATTTTGATGGTTGCTATTGGAAATCGTATCCTGAAAATTGATACCATGAAAGTTGGAAAACTTGAAGGGTTTTCAGCAGAGGAACCTCTTAATTGCTCTGTTGATAAGCTTATTGATGGGGTTCAGTTTGTCGGTAAACATGATGGTGAAATTACTGAGTTGTCAATGTGCCAATGGTTGAGCACCCGATTAGCTTCAGCTTCAGTAGATGGCATG GTTAAAATTTGGGAAGATCGTAAGGCCTCACCACTTGCAGTATTGAGACCACATGATGGTCATCCTGTTAACTCAGCGACATTCTTGACTGCCCCACATCGCCCTGATCACATTGTTCTTATCACAGGG ggCCCACTAAACCGTGAATTGAAGATATGGGCCTCTGCAAGTGAGGAGGGTTGGTTGTTGCCCAATGATACTGAATCATGGCAGTGTACCCAGACGTTAGAATTGAGGAGTTCTGTGGAGTCCAAGGTTGAGGATGCATTCTTTAATCAAGTTGTGGCACTGCCCCGTGCAGGCTTGTTTCTTCTTGCAAATGCCAAAAAGAATGCTATATATGCTGTACATATAGACTATGGGCCTAACCCTGCAGAAACCCGCATGGATTACATAGCTGAGTTCACTGTCACAATGCCTATACTGAGCCTCACTGGAACAAGTGATAGTTTGCCAGGTGGAGAACATACTGTGCAAGTTTACTGCGTTCAAACACAGGCTATTCAGCAATATGCTCTGGACTTGTCTCAATGCCTGCCACCACCCCTGGAAAATGCAGACTTGGAGAAAACAGATTCCAATGTCTCTCGTGTTCTCGATGTCTCAAACTCTGATGTTTCTGCCTCTCTGGAATCATCTCATGGATATAAACCAACTGACATGACTCTAAGCTCTTCAATTCCAATGTCCCCTCTGCACTCCAGCAGCCCTGATAGTGCTACCATGGCAAGCCGTCCACAAAAATTGGCTTCTTCAGAGGTTACTTCCATATCTGAGAGCAGTGTGTCAGGCATAGAAAGTAAGCCAAGTGCTTTGCCATCTCATAGTAGCGCTGAAAATATGCATACTGCATCACCTCCGCTTCCAGTAAGTCCAAGGTTATCACAAAAGTCATCTGGTTTTAGAAGTCCATCAAGTGCTGATCACATTGGTAACCACTCAGCACACGATCATTCTGTTGACCACAGAGTAGATGTTGTAAAAGAGAATAAGGTTGATATCCCCTCCTCAGGTGACAACTTGAGGAAAGGTGAAAATGAGACTGCTCAAAATGACATTTCAATGATTAGTGATCCTTCTGTGGTATTCAAACATCCAACCCATCTTGTAACGCCATCAGAGATATTATCTACTGTGGCTTCATCAGCGGAGAATGCTCAGATTAGTCAGGATATTAGTGCAGGTGAGGCAACGGTCCAAGATGTAGTTGCCAACAATGATGCTGAAAGCATGGAAGTAGAAGTTAAAGTTGTTGGTGAGACAGGATTTGGTCAAACTAATGAAACTGATCATCCACGAGACTCTCATTCTACTGTTGccgataaaaaagaaaaggcctTCTACTCTCAGGCATCAGATCTTGGCATTCAGATGGCCAGAGATTTTTGTGCAGAAACTTATGATGTTGAGGGAGCTCAACAAGCTAATGATGTTGGTGTTGCAGGACAAGCGGTCAGACCTACTAATGCCCGTGATGGGGAAGACCAGAATGGGACAAAAGATGTCCCTCCAAAAGTTGGTGAATCAGACACTGCCATCACTGTTTCCCCATCACTAGCTTCTGCTAAAGGGAAAAAGCAGAAGGGGAAAAATTCTCAAGTATCTGGCCCATCTTCCCCTTCAGCAAGTCCATATAATTCTACAGATTCATCTAATGAACCAGGTTGCAGCTCCGGGGCTCTGTTAGCTGATGCTGCTTTTCCCCAATTGCTGGCCATGCAGGATGTGCTTGAGCAG TTAGTGAGCATGCAAAGGGAAATGCAGAAGCAGATGAATGCAATTGTCTCTGCTCCAGTTAACAAAGAAGGGAAAAGACTGGAGGTATCCTTGGGCAGGAGCATTGAGAAGGTTGTTAAGGCCAACACGGATGCTTTGTGGGCTCGTTTCCAAGATGAAAATGCAAAACATGAGAAGTTAGAGAGAGACCGCACACAGcagatttcaaatttgatcacCAACTGTATAAATAAGGACTTACCAGCCATGTTTGAGAAATCcttaaaaaaggaaatatcTGCAGTTGGCCCTGTTGTAGCTCGTGCTATTACTCCCACACTGGAGAAAAGTATATCTTCTGCTATTACAGAGTCATTCCAG AAAGGAGTAGGAGAGAGGGCAGTGAATCAACTGGAGAAGTCAGTTAGTTCAAAACTTGAAGCTACAGTGGCCAGGCAAATCCAAGCACAATTTCAAACTTCTGGAAAGCAGGCACTTCAG GATGCATTGAGGTCTAGCTTGGAATCCTCCATTATTCCCGCATTTGAGATGTCATGCAAATCTATGTTCGAGCAAATTGATGTCACATTTCAGAAAGGGCTAATAAAACATACAACTGCTGCTCAGCAGCAGTTTGAGAATTCCCATTCTTCCCTTGCTGTTGCTCTACGG GATGCTATTAATTCAGCAACTTCAATCACACAGACCTTGAGTGGAGAATTGGCTGATGGGCAACGGAAACTTCTAGCTATTGCAGCTGCAGGTGCCAACTCCAAGGCGGGAAATACCTTGGTGACACAGTTGAGTAATGGTCCATTGGCTCATCTGCATGAGATG CAGCCTGAGGCACATGTGGATCCAACAAAAGAACTCTCAAGACTGATAGCTGAGCGGAAATATGATGAAGCCTTCACTGCAGCCCTGCACAGAAGTGATGTCTCAATAGTTTCGTGGTTGTGTTCTCAG GTTGATCTACAAGGGATTTTGTCAATGAAACAATGCCCGCTGAGCCAAGGAGTTTTGCTGGCTCTTTTCCAGCAACTGGCTTGTGATATCAATAAGGAAACGTCTAGAAAGCTAGCATGGATGACTGATGTAGCTGTTGCCATAAACCCTTCAGATCCAATGATTGCCGTGCATGTGCTACCCATCTTTAGGCAGGTCTCTCAGATAGTGGAACATCTACAAAGCTTGCCCAGTACATCTGCATCAGAATCTGCCAGCATCCGTGTTCTTATGTTTGTCATAAACAGTGTGCTGAGCTGTAAATGA
- the LOC18597369 gene encoding enhancer of mRNA-decapping protein 4 isoform X2, which produces MASTGNPNQQPQVGGGGGGFDMTKLFKPSSGPLLQQQQQQLHQNLNVIATPPSPSPSPSTTNLTTSPSFPAQSSTPPPPPYLTPSSSYPPPTGPYAFHHPHYLPYPSPPQHQHPLHPHHHQPQLNINRPFPYQAQPQPSPPATPTSGNDLLMAFFGTPAQTQSQTPAPLPSAPPLTSNVTPSAPSASPSPSPSPVRLLSSKAPKGRHLFGTNLLYDIHVRLPGEVQPQLEVTPITKYASDPGLVLGRQIAVNRNYICYGLKLGNIRILNINTALRSLLRGHTQRVTDMAFFAEDVHLLASASVDGRVFVWKINEGPDDDDKPQIFGKVVIAIQIVGQEESIHPRVCWHPHKQEILMVAIGNRILKIDTMKVGKLEGFSAEEPLNCSVDKLIDGVQFVGKHDGEITELSMCQWLSTRLASASVDGMVKIWEDRKASPLAVLRPHDGHPVNSATFLTAPHRPDHIVLITGGPLNRELKIWASASEEGWLLPNDTESWQCTQTLELRSSVESKVEDAFFNQVVALPRAGLFLLANAKKNAIYAVHIDYGPNPAETRMDYIAEFTVTMPILSLTGTSDSLPGGEHTVQVYCVQTQAIQQYALDLSQCLPPPLENADLEKTDSNVSRVLDVSNSDVSASLESSHGYKPTDMTLSSSIPMSPLHSSSPDSATMASRPQKLASSEVTSISESSVSGIESKPSALPSHSSAENMHTASPPLPVSPRLSQKSSGFRSPSSADHIGNHSAHDHSVDHRVDVVKENKVDIPSSGDNLRKGENETAQNDISMISDPSVVFKHPTHLVTPSEILSTVASSAENAQISQDISAGEATVQDVVANNDAESMEVEVKVVGETGFGQTNETDHPRDSHSTVADKKEKAFYSQASDLGIQMARDFCAETYDVEGAQQANDVGVAGQAVRPTNARDGEDQNGTKDVPPKVGESDTAITVSPSLASAKGKKQKGKNSQVSGPSSPSASPYNSTDSSNEPGCSSGALLADAAFPQLLAMQDVLEQLVSMQREMQKQMNAIVSAPVNKEGKRLEVSLGRSIEKVVKANTDALWARFQDENAKHEKLERDRTQQISNLITNCINKDLPAMFEKSLKKEISAVGPVVARAITPTLEKSISSAITESFQKGVGERAVNQLEKSVSSKLEATVARQIQAQFQTSGKQALQDALRSSLESSIIPAFEMSCKSMFEQIDVTFQKGLIKHTTAAQQQFENSHSSLAVALRDAINSATSITQTLSGELADGQRKLLAIAAAGANSKAGNTLVTQLSNGPLAHLHEMPEAHVDPTKELSRLIAERKYDEAFTAALHRSDVSIVSWLCSQVDLQGILSMKQCPLSQGVLLALFQQLACDINKETSRKLAWMTDVAVAINPSDPMIAVHVLPIFRQVSQIVEHLQSLPSTSASESASIRVLMFVINSVLSCK; this is translated from the exons ATGGCTTCCACTGGGAATCCCAATCAACAACCACAAGTTGGAGGCGGTGGCGGAGGGTTCGATATGACCAAACTGTTTAAGCCCTCTTCCGGCCCTCTTctgcagcagcagcagcagcagcttCATCAAAACTTGAACGTAATAGCAACTCCTCCAAGTCCAAGTCCAAGTCCTAGCACCACCAATCTGACCACATCCCCATCGTTCCCAGCCCAATCCTCCACGCCTCCTCCTCCTCCCTATCTGACGCCTTCCTCGTCGTATCCTCCTCCCACTGGGCCCTACGCTTTCCACCACCCTCACTACCTTCCCTACCCGTCTCCTCCTCAACACCAACACCCCTTGCATCCTCATCACCATCAGCCACAGCTCAATATCAATAGACCCTTTCCTTATCAAGCCCAACCTCAACCCTCCCCACCCGCCACTCCTACCTCCGGAAATGACCTTTTGATGGCCTTTTTTGGCACACCCGCTCAAACTCAATCGCAAACTCCTGCTCCTCTCCCTTCTGCCCCACCTCTTACTTCGAATGTCACCCCATCTGCCCCGTCTGCCTCTCCCTCTCCCTCTCCCTCTCCCGTCCGACTGTTGAGCAGCAAGGCCCCCAAGGGCAGGCATCTCTTTGGCACCAATCTCCTTTATGATATTCATGTCAGGCTGCCCGGTGAAGTCCAGCCCCAACTCGAGGTCACTCCCATTACCAAGTATGCTTCTGATCCTGGCCTTGTTCTTGGTCGTCAGATTGCTGTTAATAGGAATTATATTTGCTATGGTCTCAAGCTTGGGAACATACGTATCCTCAACATCAATACTGCCCTCCGATCCTTGCTTCGTGGCCACACTCAG AGAGTAACAGATATGGCTTTCTTTGCTGAGGATGTCCACCTTCTGGCCAG TGCAAGTGTTGATGGCCGGGTTTTTGTATGGAAGATCAATGAAGGCCCTGATGATGACGATAAGCCACAAATTTTTGGCAAAGTTGTTATTGCCATTCAGATTGTCGGACAAGAAGAGTCAATCCATCCACGAGTCTGCTGGCATCCTcacaaacaa GAGATTTTGATGGTTGCTATTGGAAATCGTATCCTGAAAATTGATACCATGAAAGTTGGAAAACTTGAAGGGTTTTCAGCAGAGGAACCTCTTAATTGCTCTGTTGATAAGCTTATTGATGGGGTTCAGTTTGTCGGTAAACATGATGGTGAAATTACTGAGTTGTCAATGTGCCAATGGTTGAGCACCCGATTAGCTTCAGCTTCAGTAGATGGCATG GTTAAAATTTGGGAAGATCGTAAGGCCTCACCACTTGCAGTATTGAGACCACATGATGGTCATCCTGTTAACTCAGCGACATTCTTGACTGCCCCACATCGCCCTGATCACATTGTTCTTATCACAGGG ggCCCACTAAACCGTGAATTGAAGATATGGGCCTCTGCAAGTGAGGAGGGTTGGTTGTTGCCCAATGATACTGAATCATGGCAGTGTACCCAGACGTTAGAATTGAGGAGTTCTGTGGAGTCCAAGGTTGAGGATGCATTCTTTAATCAAGTTGTGGCACTGCCCCGTGCAGGCTTGTTTCTTCTTGCAAATGCCAAAAAGAATGCTATATATGCTGTACATATAGACTATGGGCCTAACCCTGCAGAAACCCGCATGGATTACATAGCTGAGTTCACTGTCACAATGCCTATACTGAGCCTCACTGGAACAAGTGATAGTTTGCCAGGTGGAGAACATACTGTGCAAGTTTACTGCGTTCAAACACAGGCTATTCAGCAATATGCTCTGGACTTGTCTCAATGCCTGCCACCACCCCTGGAAAATGCAGACTTGGAGAAAACAGATTCCAATGTCTCTCGTGTTCTCGATGTCTCAAACTCTGATGTTTCTGCCTCTCTGGAATCATCTCATGGATATAAACCAACTGACATGACTCTAAGCTCTTCAATTCCAATGTCCCCTCTGCACTCCAGCAGCCCTGATAGTGCTACCATGGCAAGCCGTCCACAAAAATTGGCTTCTTCAGAGGTTACTTCCATATCTGAGAGCAGTGTGTCAGGCATAGAAAGTAAGCCAAGTGCTTTGCCATCTCATAGTAGCGCTGAAAATATGCATACTGCATCACCTCCGCTTCCAGTAAGTCCAAGGTTATCACAAAAGTCATCTGGTTTTAGAAGTCCATCAAGTGCTGATCACATTGGTAACCACTCAGCACACGATCATTCTGTTGACCACAGAGTAGATGTTGTAAAAGAGAATAAGGTTGATATCCCCTCCTCAGGTGACAACTTGAGGAAAGGTGAAAATGAGACTGCTCAAAATGACATTTCAATGATTAGTGATCCTTCTGTGGTATTCAAACATCCAACCCATCTTGTAACGCCATCAGAGATATTATCTACTGTGGCTTCATCAGCGGAGAATGCTCAGATTAGTCAGGATATTAGTGCAGGTGAGGCAACGGTCCAAGATGTAGTTGCCAACAATGATGCTGAAAGCATGGAAGTAGAAGTTAAAGTTGTTGGTGAGACAGGATTTGGTCAAACTAATGAAACTGATCATCCACGAGACTCTCATTCTACTGTTGccgataaaaaagaaaaggcctTCTACTCTCAGGCATCAGATCTTGGCATTCAGATGGCCAGAGATTTTTGTGCAGAAACTTATGATGTTGAGGGAGCTCAACAAGCTAATGATGTTGGTGTTGCAGGACAAGCGGTCAGACCTACTAATGCCCGTGATGGGGAAGACCAGAATGGGACAAAAGATGTCCCTCCAAAAGTTGGTGAATCAGACACTGCCATCACTGTTTCCCCATCACTAGCTTCTGCTAAAGGGAAAAAGCAGAAGGGGAAAAATTCTCAAGTATCTGGCCCATCTTCCCCTTCAGCAAGTCCATATAATTCTACAGATTCATCTAATGAACCAGGTTGCAGCTCCGGGGCTCTGTTAGCTGATGCTGCTTTTCCCCAATTGCTGGCCATGCAGGATGTGCTTGAGCAG TTAGTGAGCATGCAAAGGGAAATGCAGAAGCAGATGAATGCAATTGTCTCTGCTCCAGTTAACAAAGAAGGGAAAAGACTGGAGGTATCCTTGGGCAGGAGCATTGAGAAGGTTGTTAAGGCCAACACGGATGCTTTGTGGGCTCGTTTCCAAGATGAAAATGCAAAACATGAGAAGTTAGAGAGAGACCGCACACAGcagatttcaaatttgatcacCAACTGTATAAATAAGGACTTACCAGCCATGTTTGAGAAATCcttaaaaaaggaaatatcTGCAGTTGGCCCTGTTGTAGCTCGTGCTATTACTCCCACACTGGAGAAAAGTATATCTTCTGCTATTACAGAGTCATTCCAG AAAGGAGTAGGAGAGAGGGCAGTGAATCAACTGGAGAAGTCAGTTAGTTCAAAACTTGAAGCTACAGTGGCCAGGCAAATCCAAGCACAATTTCAAACTTCTGGAAAGCAGGCACTTCAG GATGCATTGAGGTCTAGCTTGGAATCCTCCATTATTCCCGCATTTGAGATGTCATGCAAATCTATGTTCGAGCAAATTGATGTCACATTTCAGAAAGGGCTAATAAAACATACAACTGCTGCTCAGCAGCAGTTTGAGAATTCCCATTCTTCCCTTGCTGTTGCTCTACGG GATGCTATTAATTCAGCAACTTCAATCACACAGACCTTGAGTGGAGAATTGGCTGATGGGCAACGGAAACTTCTAGCTATTGCAGCTGCAGGTGCCAACTCCAAGGCGGGAAATACCTTGGTGACACAGTTGAGTAATGGTCCATTGGCTCATCTGCATGAGATG CCTGAGGCACATGTGGATCCAACAAAAGAACTCTCAAGACTGATAGCTGAGCGGAAATATGATGAAGCCTTCACTGCAGCCCTGCACAGAAGTGATGTCTCAATAGTTTCGTGGTTGTGTTCTCAG GTTGATCTACAAGGGATTTTGTCAATGAAACAATGCCCGCTGAGCCAAGGAGTTTTGCTGGCTCTTTTCCAGCAACTGGCTTGTGATATCAATAAGGAAACGTCTAGAAAGCTAGCATGGATGACTGATGTAGCTGTTGCCATAAACCCTTCAGATCCAATGATTGCCGTGCATGTGCTACCCATCTTTAGGCAGGTCTCTCAGATAGTGGAACATCTACAAAGCTTGCCCAGTACATCTGCATCAGAATCTGCCAGCATCCGTGTTCTTATGTTTGTCATAAACAGTGTGCTGAGCTGTAAATGA